In the Natrinema sp. CBA1119 genome, CGGCGCTCGAGACCATGACGCGGTCGGGATCGCCGGGATCGGGGACGACAGACCAGCAATACCGGTGCTCGAGGCCCGCCTGCGTCCGACGCCACGATTCGCCGCCGTCGTCGCTCTCGGCGTAGCCGTCGCCGGCCGCGGCGTAGAGCCGCCCCTCCCGATCGGGGTGGGTCGCGAGACTGTGATTGTCCCGCCGAGAACCGGCGGGCCGCTCGTGCCACGTGTCGCCGCCGTCGGGAGTGTAGACGAACGCACCGGCCTCGATTCCCACGTAGAGGCGATCGGGATCGAACGGGTCGACCTCGAGCCAGCGCACGTGATGGGTGTCCGGTCGCGGCGGAAAGTACCACTCGTCGGCCGAGGGGAGGTCGAGTAGTCCCGAGAGACGAGTCCAGGAATCACCGCCGTCACGCGACCGGTAGACCCGGCTGGGTTCGGTGCCGGCGTAGACGACCTGCGGATCGTGCGGGCTGACCGTCACTGCCATCACAGGATCGCTCTCTCGGTCGGCAGTCCCACCGCCCTCGTCTCCGTGAACTCTTGCTGGCCCCTCGGCCTCGAACCCGGTCTCGAGACGGGCGAACGTCTTGCCGCCGTCAATGCTTCGGAACAGGCCGTCGTCGAACGTACCGACAACGGAGCGAGCCGGTGCGTCGGGGGCTGCCGCGACGCACTCGAGGCGGCTCCCTTCGAGTCGCATCGTCGTAACCCACCGGTTGGACTCGATTCCGTCGCTCGGACAGACGAGCAGTCGATTTCGAAGTGCGACGAGGACCGTTACCATACCGGAGCTACCGGAGTGACTCGGATATACTGTTGGGTACGCGTCAGTCGTCTCTCGTTCCCGATTGCGAGGGATGCGTCAACGGATCCGTCGCCGATGCAGAGACAGTGATCGAGCGCACGTGCACGTGGTGGGAAGCGACGGCACGAGCGTTCATCGGGTCGGACCGGTCGGCGTCGGATCGGGTTCCGGTTCCGTCTCCATCCCGGTGGTATCACCGATGAGCGTCGACATGAGCCGGGCTTCGATCCGGCGGAGGTGCTGTCCGACGGTTCCCGCAGAACAGTCGAGTCGGACGGCGATGTCCTCGTAGGTCACCTGTCTGGGCTCCTCGTAGTACCCTTCCTCAACCGCGACGCGCAACACTTCCCGCTGGCGGTCCGTGAGCTCGGTGAACGGCCGCTCATCGGATGGATCGTACGTTCCGAGGCGCTCGATTTCGACATCGACGAGCGGCCGGGTTTCCTCGATGACACGACGCAGCGCCTCCTCGCGACCGATCTCCGAGACGCGAAGACACCGATTCTCCGGGCCCGTGTACTCGAGCGGGTAGTCAAGCAACACGGCGTGTTGGTTGTGGATCGCGAGCAACTCAAGCGTGAGGTCGCTGGGTCGATAGTGCAACTGCAGGATCGTCGTTTCACCGGCATCGGTGAGCTGATAGTCGACGACCGCCGGCCCAGTCTCCGCTAGCGTGCGTTCGACGGCCGCCCTGTCCGCTCGGACCACTTTTTGCGTGATGATCGTCCCGTTATCGAGCTGATCGATGTTTCGGATCGATTCGAACGTGACCCCCTGCTCGCGGAGACGCTCCGCGCCCCGATCGAAGTACCCCCGCGGTGGTGTGAGAACGTATGTCACGTATCGCATGATTTCCGATTACAAGACTCTCATAGAAAACAGTTATGGTCGTTCATTGGTTAATTGAATAACAGAACTCTGTTCTGTAAAATAGGATTCGATGAAAACGCTGGTAACAAAACGGGATATATAGCCGCTTTCGATGTCCGATCCCGGAAGCGAACCAGACGAGAAGCTGACCGCCGCGGCTCTCGACGATCGGTCCGGTCTCGATGAGCGGCGGAATCCCAATTCGCCGCGCGACGACGGACGACCCCGGGCCGCCGCTACGACACTTCCGTGTAGTACGGCCAGTACAGCGATCGGCCCGCCTTCACCAGCGGCCAGAGGGGACTACAGCCCCGCTCCCAGACGAGAACCGGGACGGGGCTGCCGCCGAAGCCCTCTTTGAACCGATAGACGCCGTCCTCGAAATTCGTGTTCGTACTCCCAAAGTCGTACGTCTCGTAGCCGTGCTCGATTCCCCACTGGAAGACGTGATCGTAGAGCAGTTCCGACGCGTGATCGTCGAAGTACGCTCGCGGAACGGCGGCGAAAAACCCGTGGACCGTCTCGTGTTCGTCGTCGAGCAACTCGAGCATCCCGCCGGCGTACTCGCCGTTGATCCGGATCGTCAACAGGAGGAGGCGATCCTCCATCGCCCGCAGTTCGTTGAAAAACGAGAACGGATACACCGCTCCGCCGACGCGGTCCATGACGCCCTCGTAGGTCCGGTGAAACCGCCGCAGGTTCTCCCGCGTGATCTCTTCCTCGACGACCTCGTAGTCGACGTCCTGTCCGTGTTCGATCCCCCGCCGCCGGCTCCGGCTCATCCCCTCGAGGAGTTCGTCGTAACCCTTGGTGAGATCGAGCAGAAATCGGCACTCCCGCCGGTAGGGCCGATAGCCGTGCGTCTGCAGGGCGTCGTTGTACCGCAGATAGCTCATATCGAGCCCCCGAATCTGGTGGACGATCGTCCGTCCGCGACAGAGCCGCGGGATCGCGTCGATCACGCGCTCGAGGGACGCTTCCGTATCCGTCGGCAGCAACGGCCCGCCGAAGCCCGGATAGAGCGACGACAACCGATCGAACGGCGTCTTCTCGATCTCGACGACGAAGTTCGGCATGCCGCCGATCGTGTTCCCGTCCTTGGTGACCACCAGATGTCGCGGCGTGTACCCCAACCCCGTCTCGATCGCCTCGAGCCACTCGTAGCGATGGAAGACGCTCCCGCGACTCGAACGCTCGACGATCTCGTTCCACTGCGTTTTCTCCACGTCCCGTACCGAGTCGACGACGTCCACCTCGAGACTCGACTCCTCGGTCGCCGCGGATCGCTCGTTTCGATTCGCGAACAGCGATCCGATTTGATGGAGTCTCGAGCGACTGTTGCCGCCGGTCTGTTG is a window encoding:
- a CDS encoding helix-turn-helix domain-containing protein, with translation MRYVTYVLTPPRGYFDRGAERLREQGVTFESIRNIDQLDNGTIITQKVVRADRAAVERTLAETGPAVVDYQLTDAGETTILQLHYRPSDLTLELLAIHNQHAVLLDYPLEYTGPENRCLRVSEIGREEALRRVIEETRPLVDVEIERLGTYDPSDERPFTELTDRQREVLRVAVEEGYYEEPRQVTYEDIAVRLDCSAGTVGQHLRRIEARLMSTLIGDTTGMETEPEPDPTPTGPTR
- a CDS encoding GNAT family N-acetyltransferase → MAQQTGGNSRSRLHQIGSLFANRNERSAATEESSLEVDVVDSVRDVEKTQWNEIVERSSRGSVFHRYEWLEAIETGLGYTPRHLVVTKDGNTIGGMPNFVVEIEKTPFDRLSSLYPGFGGPLLPTDTEASLERVIDAIPRLCRGRTIVHQIRGLDMSYLRYNDALQTHGYRPYRRECRFLLDLTKGYDELLEGMSRSRRRGIEHGQDVDYEVVEEEITRENLRRFHRTYEGVMDRVGGAVYPFSFFNELRAMEDRLLLLTIRINGEYAGGMLELLDDEHETVHGFFAAVPRAYFDDHASELLYDHVFQWGIEHGYETYDFGSTNTNFEDGVYRFKEGFGGSPVPVLVWERGCSPLWPLVKAGRSLYWPYYTEVS